The proteins below come from a single Cricetulus griseus strain 17A/GY chromosome 6, alternate assembly CriGri-PICRH-1.0, whole genome shotgun sequence genomic window:
- the Dbndd2 gene encoding dysbindin domain-containing protein 2 isoform X2 produces MQGPGVIAAMHLSHWAAADPRCPIPHLLEKYARADMDPNPRAALERQQLRLRERQKFFEDILQPETEFVFPLSHLHLESQRPPIGSISSMEVNVDTLEQVEFIDLADQDGADVFLPCEDSPPTPQMSGVDNHPEELSLPVPTPDRTTSRTSSLSSDSSNLRSPNPSDGGADTPLAQSDEEDGDDGGAEPGHCS; encoded by the exons ATGCAAGGTCCCGGGGTCATCGCCGCAATGCACCTGTCTCATTGGGCTGCAGCCGACCCTCGCTGCCCCATCCCGCACCTCCTGGAGAAGTATGCGC GGGCTGACATGGACCCAAATCCACGAGCAGCCCTGGAACGCCAACAGCTGCGTCTCAGGGAGCGGCAGAAATTCTTCGAGGACATTTTACAGCCAGAGACAGAATTTGTTTTCCCCCTATCCCATCTGCATCTGGAGTCGCAAAGAC CCCCCATAGGTAGCATCTCGTCCATGGAAGTGAATGTGGACACGTTGGAGCAGGTGGAGTTTATTGACCTTGCAGATCAGGATGGAGCAGATGTGTTCTTGCCTTGTGAGGACTCTCCGCCAACTCCCCAGATGTCTG GAGTGGACAACCATCCAGAGGAATTGAGCCTGCCGGTACCCACGCCAGACAGGACCACATCCCGAACTTCCTCCTTGTCCTCTGACTCGTCCAACCTGCGCAGTCCAAATCCAAGTGATGGGGGAGCAGACACACCCTTGGCGCAGTCTGATGAGGAGGATGGGGATGATGGAGGGGCAGAGCCTGGACACTGCAGCTAG
- the Dbndd2 gene encoding dysbindin domain-containing protein 2 isoform X1, which produces MDPNPRAALERQQLRLRERQKFFEDILQPETEFVFPLSHLHLESQRPPIGSISSMEVNVDTLEQVEFIDLADQDGADVFLPCEDSPPTPQMSGVDNHPEELSLPVPTPDRTTSRTSSLSSDSSNLRSPNPSDGGADTPLAQSDEEDGDDGGAEPGHCS; this is translated from the exons ATGGACCCAAATCCACGAGCAGCCCTGGAACGCCAACAGCTGCGTCTCAGGGAGCGGCAGAAATTCTTCGAGGACATTTTACAGCCAGAGACAGAATTTGTTTTCCCCCTATCCCATCTGCATCTGGAGTCGCAAAGAC CCCCCATAGGTAGCATCTCGTCCATGGAAGTGAATGTGGACACGTTGGAGCAGGTGGAGTTTATTGACCTTGCAGATCAGGATGGAGCAGATGTGTTCTTGCCTTGTGAGGACTCTCCGCCAACTCCCCAGATGTCTG GAGTGGACAACCATCCAGAGGAATTGAGCCTGCCGGTACCCACGCCAGACAGGACCACATCCCGAACTTCCTCCTTGTCCTCTGACTCGTCCAACCTGCGCAGTCCAAATCCAAGTGATGGGGGAGCAGACACACCCTTGGCGCAGTCTGATGAGGAGGATGGGGATGATGGAGGGGCAGAGCCTGGACACTGCAGCTAG